The DNA window CCGTTTTCGAAGGAATTAAAAGCCGAATTAGAGGCACGTGCTGATAAAGTTTATATTTATACTTATTCAAATCCTATGTGGGGAGTGCCTTCTTATATAGGAAATATAGTAATAAAAAAAGATGGTAAAATTTATAATGGTAAGATGATGGACTTTAAAGGGGTTGAAGCCAATGAAGGTGCATCAAAGGCATATGAATTTGATATAAACTTATTTGATGGAAGAGACATGGATGTTATTGCCGTTAATGCTGCTGATTATAAGCAACTTATTTTTCATATAACTGCAGAAACATATAAAAAACATCAATGGTATTAATTCTGATTGATGAATTAAATAAAAAAGGAGCGCTTAGCGCTCCTTTTTTATTCAGGTTTGTGAATAAGATTTACTACGAATTCGCTGTCTTCAACAAGTGTTGCTTGGATGTAGTTGTCGCCGTTGAATTCTAATACTTGGCCTGGTACAAGTACATGTTCTTCAGTTTCGTTAAGGAATACTTGTACTTTACCTTTTACTACTGTAAAAATTACGTTTGCTTCTGGGTGGTTGTGTTTTTCAACTTGTTCACCAGCTTTGCCGCCTTTTTTTACGATTACATAGTTAGGACCTTGGAATAATAAACCTAATTCTTGATTAACTGTGCCTGCCATAATAGACCTCCTAATTCTAGCTTTTTATGTTTTGAAAGCTGACGCTATTACTTAATTAAATGAACTTATGTAATTACCTTATGCTTACATTATAAATGAT is part of the Veillonella sp. genome and encodes:
- a CDS encoding cupin domain-containing protein; the encoded protein is MAGTVNQELGLLFQGPNYVIVKKGGKAGEQVEKHNHPEANVIFTVVKGKVQVFLNETEEHVLVPGQVLEFNGDNYIQATLVEDSEFVVNLIHKPE